The Branchiostoma floridae strain S238N-H82 chromosome 10, Bfl_VNyyK, whole genome shotgun sequence genome has a segment encoding these proteins:
- the LOC118424947 gene encoding kelch-like protein 26 encodes METIQDVVCAASHLQISSALALCETFLRDEISLDNCLYIMNLCTTFGLKQLAKEATDFIAKIFQDLVQKKSDQILDLTWEEFLPILQNNKLNASELQIFQTIVQWVEHDREVRVYEAKYLLEAVRFPLMTWEELHSEVLTTKFVLRDKTAHARVSAGFSYHSTPLMHHLCQSPDSQVRADTESLVIMGGWMDEGRTAEVLFLNDSLEVPGWARLANMPVARAWHTVVMMDNFVYVLGGFAKGVLCASGLRYDPRFNTWMSIADMWEKRYEFPGVAWDGKILALGGSGLGKDTAEVESYTPDEDRWNTGTPLPRATHGHAAVVFHNKIYISEFTAAITKPNVIRTNNCDITCTRVPVTESPFVDSRTMQLVTQRERATPKDGSSTLEMPITGRWI; translated from the exons ATGGAAACCATCCAAGATGTCGTCTGCGCCGCCTCCCATCTTCAAATCTCGTCCGCTCTCGCACTGTGCGAGACTTTCCTGAGGGACGAGATCTCACTGGACAACTGTTTATACATCATGAATCTTTGCACCACGTTTGGACTGAAACAACTGGCGAAGGAAGCTACGGACTTTATTGCTAAGATCTTTCAAGACTTGGTGCAGAAGAAAAGTGATCAAATCTTGGACCTTACGTGGGAAGAATTTCTGCCGATcctgcaaaacaacaaattgaacGCCAGTGAACTTCAG ATTTTCCAAACGATAGTGCAGTGGGTAGAGCACGACAGGGAAGTCCGTGTGTACGAGGCTAAGTACCTACTGGAGGCTGTGCGGTTCCCACTGATGACGTGGGAGGAGCTACATAGCGAGGTCCTCACCACAAAGTTCGTACTGAGGGACAAGACGGCACATGCGAGGGTTTCTGCAG GTTTCAGTTACCACAGCACCCCCCTGATGCACCACCTTTGCCAGAGTCCGGACTCCCAGGTCCGAGCAGACACCGAGTCGCTGGTCATCATGGGCGGCTGGATGGACGAGGGGCGCACCGCAGAGGTACTGTTCCTCAACGACTCGCTAGAGGTCCCTGGCTGGGCTCGCCTCGCCAACATGCCAg TTGCTAGGGCGTGGCACACCGTAGTGATGATGGACAACTTTGTGTACGTCCTTGGCGGGTTCGCTAAAGGCGTGCTGTGCGCCTCCGGACTGCGGTACGATCCCAGATTCAACACCTGGATGAGCATTGCTGACATGTGGGAGAAAAG GTACGAGTTTCCCGGCGTGGCCTGGGACGGTAAGATCCTGGCTCTGGGCGGCAGTGGTCTGGGGAAGGACACGGCAGAGGTGGAGAGTTACACCCCTGATGAGGACAGGTGGAACAccggcacccccctccccagggcAACTCATGGACATGCTGCAGTCGTCTTCCACAATAAGATTTATATCTCTG AATTCACTGCAGCAATCACAAAACCGAACGTAATCAGAACTAACAACTGCGACATCACGTGCACACGGGTGCCCGTCACGGAGTCACCATTCGTGGACAGTCGTACCATGCAGCTTGTGACACAACGGGAGCGCGCAACGCCCAAAGATGGGTCGTCCACCTTAGAAATGCCAATAACTGGGCGATGGATTTGA